One window of Edaphobacter lichenicola genomic DNA carries:
- a CDS encoding alpha-L-fucosidase, whose amino-acid sequence MKLVCVHFIMVLLSAVGVLSYAQLAGSNPDPWPAHHAVSSVQDTETPAQRDARMQWWREARFGMFIHWGLYSIPAGTWNGQRIPNVGEWIMNTASIPVADYKALAPKFNPTGFSAHDIVALAKSSGMK is encoded by the coding sequence ATGAAACTTGTGTGCGTCCATTTCATAATGGTCCTTCTCTCTGCTGTTGGAGTGCTAAGTTACGCGCAGCTAGCAGGTAGCAACCCAGATCCCTGGCCTGCCCACCACGCCGTTTCCTCCGTCCAGGACACCGAAACTCCGGCACAGCGCGATGCCCGCATGCAGTGGTGGCGCGAAGCCCGCTTCGGCATGTTCATCCACTGGGGCCTCTATTCGATCCCTGCCGGCACCTGGAATGGCCAGCGCATCCCGAACGTCGGCGAGTGGATCATGAACACAGCCTCCATCCCCGTCGCCGACTATAAGGCCCTCGCGCCTAAGTTCAACCCCACCGGCTTCAGCGCACACGATATCGTCGCCCTCGCCAAATCGTCAGGCATGAAGTA